A stretch of the Pan paniscus chromosome 2, NHGRI_mPanPan1-v2.0_pri, whole genome shotgun sequence genome encodes the following:
- the DHX30 gene encoding ATP-dependent RNA helicase DHX30 isoform X3, translating into MFSLDSFRKDRAQHRQRQCKLPPPRLPPMCVNPAPGGTISRASRDLLKEFPQPKNLLNSVIGRALGISHAKDKLVYVHTNGPKKKKVTLHIKWPKSVEVEGYGSKKIDAERQAAAAACQLFKGWGLLGPRNELFDAAKYRVLADRFGSPADSWWRPEPTMPPTSWRQLNPESIRPGGPGGLSRSLGREEEEDEEEELEEGTIDVTDFLSMTQQDSHAPLRDSRGSSFEMTDDDSAIRALTQFPLPKNLLAKVIQIATSSSTAKNLMQFHTVGTKTKLSTLTLLWPCPMTFVAKGRRKAEAENKAAALACKKLKSLGLVDRNNEPLTHAMYNLASLRELGETQRRPCTIQVPEPILRKIETFLNHYPVESSWIAPELRLQSDDILPLGKDSGPLSDPITGKPYVPLLEAEEVRLSQSLLELWRRRGPVWQEAPQLPVDPHRDTILNAIEQHPVVVISGDTGCGKTTRIPQLLLERYVTEGRGARCNVIITQPRRISAVSVAQRVSHELGPSLRRNVGFQVRLESKPPSRGGALLFCTVGILLRKLQSNPSLEGVSHVIVDEVHERDVNTDFLLILLKGLQRLNPALRLVLMSATGDNERFSRYFGGCPVIKVPGFMYPVKEHYLEDILAKLGKHQYLHRHRHHEKLGTNPACVAHVRIGVDVKRLRLTESGGCVLGMTPYPGAVTVASLPSPQSEDECALDLDLVTDLVLHIDARGEPGGILCFLPGWQEIKGVQQRLQEALGMHESKYLILPVHSNIPMMDQKAIFQQPPVGVRKIVLATNIAETSITINDIVHVVDSGLHKEERYDLKTKVSCLETVWVSRANVIQRRGRAGRCQSGFAYHLFPRSRLEKMVPFQVPEILRTPLENLVLQAKIHMPEKTAVEFLSKAVDSPNIKAVDEAVILLQEIGVLDQREYLTTLGQRLAHISTDPRLAKAIVLAAIFRCLHPLLVVVSCLTRDPFSSSLQNRAEVDKVKALLSHDSGSDHLAFVRAVAGWEEVLRWQDRSSRENYLEENLLYAPSLRFIHGLIKQFSENIYEAFLVGKPSDCTLASAQCNEYSEEEELVKGVLMAGLYPNLIQVRQGKVTRQGKFKPNSVTYRTKSGNILLHKSTINREATRLRSRWLTYFMAVKSNGSVFVRDSSQVHPLAVLLLTDGDVHIRDDGRRATISLSDSDLLRLEGDSRTVRLLKELRRALGRMVERSLRSELAALPPSVQEEHGQLLALLAELLRGPCGSFDVRKTADD; encoded by the exons aTCGGGCCCAGCACAGGCAGCGTCAGTGCAAACTTCCCCCACCCCGCCTTCCACCCATGTGTGTCAACCCTGCCCCAGGAGGGACCATCTCTCGAG CTTCTAGGGACCTATTAAAAGAGTTCCCACAGCCCAAAAATCTTCTCAACAGTGTGATTGGAAGAGCCCTCGGCATCTCACATGCAAAAGACAAACTAGTCTACGTGCACACAAATGGACCGAAGAAAAAG aAAGTCACACTGCACATAAAGTGGCCCAAGAGCGTGGAGGTAGAAGGCTATGGCAGCAAGAAGATCGATGCTGAGCGGCAGGCTGCAGCTGCGGCCTGCCAGCTGTTCAAG GGTTGGGGTCTGCTAGGTCCCCGGAATGAGTTGTTTGACGCAGCCAAATACCGAGTGCTAGCTGATCGCTTTGGCTCCCCTGCCGACAGCTGGTGGCGTCCGGAACCCACCATGCCCCCTACTTCCTGGCGGCAGCTGAATCCAGAGAGCATTCGACCAGGGGGACCTGGGGGCCTATCCCGCTCTTTAGGCCGGGAAgaagaggaggacgaggaggaagaGCTAGAAGAAGGGACCATAGATGTTACCGACTTCTTGTCCATGACCCAGCAGGATTCCCATGCTCCACTCAGGGACTCAAG GGGGAGTTCCTTTGAGATGACAGATGACGACAGTGCCATTAGGGCTCTGACCCAGTTTCCACTTCCCAAGAACCTTCTGGCCAAGGTGATTCAGATTGCAACGTCATCCTCCACAGCTAAG AACCTCATGCAGTTCCATACTGTGGGCACCAAGACCAAGCTGTCTACACTCACCCTGCTCTGGCCCTGCCCCATGACCTTTGTTGCCAAAGGGCGCCGCAAAGCAGAGGCTGAGAATAAGGCGGCAGCCTTGGCCTGCAAGAAACTGAAG AGCCTGGGCCTGGTGGACAGGAACAACGAACCGCTTACACACGCCATGTATAACCTGGCCTCTTTGCGTGAGCTGGGTGAGACCCAGCGCCGACCATGCACCATCCAGGTGCCCGAGCCCATCCTCCGCAAGATAGAGACCTTCCTGAACCAT TACCCTGTGGAGAGTTCATGGATCGCCCCAGAACTCCGGCTGCAGAGTGATGACATCTTGCCCTTGGGCAAGGACTCAGGGCCTCTGAGTGACCCTATCACAGGCAAGCCCTATGTGCCCCTGTTGGAAGCAGAGGAGGTACGTCTCAGCCAGAGTCTGCTAGAACTGTGGCGGCGGCGAGGGCCGGTCTGGCAGGAGGCCCCCCAGCTACCTGTGGACCCACATCGGGACACCATCCTCAACGCCATTGAGCAGCACCCGGTGGTGGTCATCTCTGGGGACACGGGCTGTGGGAAGACCACGCGCATCCCCCAGCTGTTGCTGGAGCGCTATGTGACCGAGGGCCGAGGTGCCCGCTGCAATGTGATCATCACCCAACCTCGCCGCATCTCTGCTGTGTCTGTGGCACAGCGGGTCAGCCACGAACTGGGCCCCTCCCTGCGCCGGAATGTGGGCTTCCAGGTGCGGTTGGAAAGTAAGCCCCCATCCCGAGGCGGGGCCCTGCTCTTCTGCACTGTGGGTATCCTGCTGCGTAAGCTGCAGAGCAACCCCAGCCTGGAGGGCGTGAGCCACGTCATCGTGGATGAGGTGCATGAGCGGGACGTGAACACAGACTTTCTGCTGATCCTGCTCAAGGGCCTGCAGCGGCTCAACCCGGCCCTGCGGCTGGTGCTCATGAGTGCCACAGGGGACAATGAGCGCTTCTCCCGATACTTTGGTGGCTGCCCCGTCATCAAGGTGCCTGGCTTCATGTACCCAGTCAAGGAGCACTACCTAGAGGACATCCTGGCCAAGTTGGGCAAGCACCAGtacctgcaccggcaccggcaCCATGAG AAACTGGGGACTAACCCTGCCTGCGTGGCACACGTGAGGATTGGAGTTGATGTCAAGCGGCTCCGTCTCACTGAGTCAGGTGGCTGTGTCCTTGGCATGACCCCTTACCCCGGGGCTGTGACTGTGGCCTCTCTTCCCTCACCCCAGTCTGAGGATGAATGCGCACTCGATTTGGACCTTGTGACTGATCTGGTTCTGCACATCGATGCTCGCGGGGAACCAG GTGGGATCCTGTGCTTCCTGCCTGGGTGGCAGGAGATCAAAGGAGTGCAGCAGCGCCTCCAGGAGGCCCTGGGCATGCACGAGAGCAAGTACCTCATCCTGCCAG TGCACTCCAACATCCCCATGATGGATCAGAAGGCCATATTCCAGCAGCCTCCAGTTGGGGTGCGCAAGATTGTCTTGGCCACCAACATTGCTGAGACTTCCATCACAATCAATGACATCGTGCATGTGGTGGACAGTGGGCTGCACAAGGAAGAACGCTATGACCTGAAGACCAAG gtgtcCTGCCTGGAGACAGTGTGGGTATCAAGAGCCAATGTGATCCAGCGCCGGGGCCGGGCGGGCCGCTGCCAGTCCGGCTTTGCCTACCACTTGTTCCCTCGAAGCCGGCTGGAGAAAATGGTCCCTTTCCAAGTGCCAGAGATCCTGCGCACACCTCTCGAGAACCTGGTGCTGCAAGCGAAAATCCACATGCCTGAGAAGACG GCGGTGGAGTTCCTGTCCAAGGCTGTGGACAGTCCAAACATCAAGGCAGTGGACGAGGCTGTGATCTTGCTCCAGGAGATCG GGGTGCTGGACCAGCGGGAGTACCTGACTACCCTGGGGCAGCGCCTGGCTCACATCTCCACCGACCCCCGGTTGGCCAAGGCCATTGTGTTGGCTGCCATCTTCCGTTGCCTGCACCCACTACTGGTGGTCGTTTCCTGCCTCACCCGGGACCCCTTCAGCAGCAGCCTACAGAACCGGGCAGAGGTGGACAAG gTGAAAGCACTGTTGAGCCATGACAGCGGCAGTGACCACCTGGCCTTTGTGCGGGCTGTCGCCGGCTGGGAGGAGGTGCTGCGTTGGCAGGACCGCAGCTCCCGGGAGAATTACCTGGAGGAAAACCTGCTCTACGCACCCAGCCTGCGCTTCATCCACG GACTCATCAAGCAGTTCTCAGAGAACATTTATGAGGCCTTCCTGGTGGGGAAGCCCTCGGACTGCACCCTGGCCTCCGCCCAGTGCAACGAGTACagtgaggaggaggagctggTGAAGGGCGTGCTGATGGCCGGCCTCTACCCCAACCTCATCCAG GTGAGGCAGGGCAAGGTCACCCGGCAGGGGAAGTTCAAGCCCAACAGTGTCACATATAGGACCAAATCAGGCAACATCCTGCTGCACAAGTCGACCATTAACAG GGAGGCCACACGGTTACGGAGCCGATGGCTGACGTATTTCATGGCAGTCAAGTCCAATGGCAGCGTCTTCGTCCGGGACTCCTCTCAGGTGCACCCGCTAGCTGTGCTGCTGCTGACCGACGGGGACGTGCACAtccgtg ATGACGGGCGCCGGGCCACCATCTCACTGAGCGACAGTGACCTGCTGCGGCTGGAGGGTGACTCGCGTACCGTGCGGCTGCTGAAGGAGCTGCGGCGGGCCCTGGGCCGCATGGTGGAGCGGAGCCTGCGCAGCGAGCTGGCTGCACTTCCCCCCAGCGTACAGGAGGAGCACGGGCAGCTGCTTGCGCTACTGGCAGAGCTGCTGCGAGGACCCTGTGGCAGCTTTGATGTGCGCAAGACAGCTGACGACTGA
- the DHX30 gene encoding ATP-dependent RNA helicase DHX30 isoform X8, producing MAASRDLLKEFPQPKNLLNSVIGRALGISHAKDKLVYVHTNGPKKKKVTLHIKWPKSVEVEGYGSKKIDAERQAAAAACQLFKGWGLLGPRNELFDAAKYRVLADRFGSPADSWWRPEPTMPPTSWRQLNPESIRPGGPGGLSRSLGREEEEDEEEELEEGTIDVTDFLSMTQQDSHAPLRDSRGSSFEMTDDDSAIRALTQFPLPKNLLAKVIQIATSSSTAKNLMQFHTVGTKTKLSTLTLLWPCPMTFVAKGRRKAEAENKAAALACKKLKSLGLVDRNNEPLTHAMYNLASLRELGETQRRPCTIQVPEPILRKIETFLNHYPVESSWIAPELRLQSDDILPLGKDSGPLSDPITGKPYVPLLEAEEVRLSQSLLELWRRRGPVWQEAPQLPVDPHRDTILNAIEQHPVVVISGDTGCGKTTRIPQLLLERYVTEGRGARCNVIITQPRRISAVSVAQRVSHELGPSLRRNVGFQVRLESKPPSRGGALLFCTVGILLRKLQSNPSLEGVSHVIVDEVHERDVNTDFLLILLKGLQRLNPALRLVLMSATGDNERFSRYFGGCPVIKVPGFMYPVKEHYLEDILAKLGKHQYLHRHRHHESEDECALDLDLVTDLVLHIDARGEPGGILCFLPGWQEIKGVQQRLQEALGMHESKYLILPVHSNIPMMDQKAIFQQPPVGVRKIVLATNIAETSITINDIVHVVDSGLHKEERYDLKTKVSCLETVWVSRANVIQRRGRAGRCQSGFAYHLFPRSRLEKMVPFQVPEILRTPLENLVLQAKIHMPEKTAVEFLSKAVDSPNIKAVDEAVILLQEIGVLDQREYLTTLGQRLAHISTDPRLAKAIVLAAIFRCLHPLLVVVSCLTRDPFSSSLQNRAEVDKVKALLSHDSGSDHLAFVRAVAGWEEVLRWQDRSSRENYLEENLLYAPSLRFIHGLIKQFSENIYEAFLVGKPSDCTLASAQCNEYSEEEELVKGVLMAGLYPNLIQVRQGKVTRQGKFKPNSVTYRTKSGNILLHKSTINREATRLRSRWLTYFMAVKSNGSVFVRDSSQVHPLAVLLLTDGDVHIRDDGRRATISLSDSDLLRLEGDSRTVRLLKELRRALGRMVERSLRSELAALPPSVQEEHGQLLALLAELLRGPCGSFDVRKTADD from the exons ATGGCAG CTTCTAGGGACCTATTAAAAGAGTTCCCACAGCCCAAAAATCTTCTCAACAGTGTGATTGGAAGAGCCCTCGGCATCTCACATGCAAAAGACAAACTAGTCTACGTGCACACAAATGGACCGAAGAAAAAG aAAGTCACACTGCACATAAAGTGGCCCAAGAGCGTGGAGGTAGAAGGCTATGGCAGCAAGAAGATCGATGCTGAGCGGCAGGCTGCAGCTGCGGCCTGCCAGCTGTTCAAG GGTTGGGGTCTGCTAGGTCCCCGGAATGAGTTGTTTGACGCAGCCAAATACCGAGTGCTAGCTGATCGCTTTGGCTCCCCTGCCGACAGCTGGTGGCGTCCGGAACCCACCATGCCCCCTACTTCCTGGCGGCAGCTGAATCCAGAGAGCATTCGACCAGGGGGACCTGGGGGCCTATCCCGCTCTTTAGGCCGGGAAgaagaggaggacgaggaggaagaGCTAGAAGAAGGGACCATAGATGTTACCGACTTCTTGTCCATGACCCAGCAGGATTCCCATGCTCCACTCAGGGACTCAAG GGGGAGTTCCTTTGAGATGACAGATGACGACAGTGCCATTAGGGCTCTGACCCAGTTTCCACTTCCCAAGAACCTTCTGGCCAAGGTGATTCAGATTGCAACGTCATCCTCCACAGCTAAG AACCTCATGCAGTTCCATACTGTGGGCACCAAGACCAAGCTGTCTACACTCACCCTGCTCTGGCCCTGCCCCATGACCTTTGTTGCCAAAGGGCGCCGCAAAGCAGAGGCTGAGAATAAGGCGGCAGCCTTGGCCTGCAAGAAACTGAAG AGCCTGGGCCTGGTGGACAGGAACAACGAACCGCTTACACACGCCATGTATAACCTGGCCTCTTTGCGTGAGCTGGGTGAGACCCAGCGCCGACCATGCACCATCCAGGTGCCCGAGCCCATCCTCCGCAAGATAGAGACCTTCCTGAACCAT TACCCTGTGGAGAGTTCATGGATCGCCCCAGAACTCCGGCTGCAGAGTGATGACATCTTGCCCTTGGGCAAGGACTCAGGGCCTCTGAGTGACCCTATCACAGGCAAGCCCTATGTGCCCCTGTTGGAAGCAGAGGAGGTACGTCTCAGCCAGAGTCTGCTAGAACTGTGGCGGCGGCGAGGGCCGGTCTGGCAGGAGGCCCCCCAGCTACCTGTGGACCCACATCGGGACACCATCCTCAACGCCATTGAGCAGCACCCGGTGGTGGTCATCTCTGGGGACACGGGCTGTGGGAAGACCACGCGCATCCCCCAGCTGTTGCTGGAGCGCTATGTGACCGAGGGCCGAGGTGCCCGCTGCAATGTGATCATCACCCAACCTCGCCGCATCTCTGCTGTGTCTGTGGCACAGCGGGTCAGCCACGAACTGGGCCCCTCCCTGCGCCGGAATGTGGGCTTCCAGGTGCGGTTGGAAAGTAAGCCCCCATCCCGAGGCGGGGCCCTGCTCTTCTGCACTGTGGGTATCCTGCTGCGTAAGCTGCAGAGCAACCCCAGCCTGGAGGGCGTGAGCCACGTCATCGTGGATGAGGTGCATGAGCGGGACGTGAACACAGACTTTCTGCTGATCCTGCTCAAGGGCCTGCAGCGGCTCAACCCGGCCCTGCGGCTGGTGCTCATGAGTGCCACAGGGGACAATGAGCGCTTCTCCCGATACTTTGGTGGCTGCCCCGTCATCAAGGTGCCTGGCTTCATGTACCCAGTCAAGGAGCACTACCTAGAGGACATCCTGGCCAAGTTGGGCAAGCACCAGtacctgcaccggcaccggcaCCATGAG TCTGAGGATGAATGCGCACTCGATTTGGACCTTGTGACTGATCTGGTTCTGCACATCGATGCTCGCGGGGAACCAG GTGGGATCCTGTGCTTCCTGCCTGGGTGGCAGGAGATCAAAGGAGTGCAGCAGCGCCTCCAGGAGGCCCTGGGCATGCACGAGAGCAAGTACCTCATCCTGCCAG TGCACTCCAACATCCCCATGATGGATCAGAAGGCCATATTCCAGCAGCCTCCAGTTGGGGTGCGCAAGATTGTCTTGGCCACCAACATTGCTGAGACTTCCATCACAATCAATGACATCGTGCATGTGGTGGACAGTGGGCTGCACAAGGAAGAACGCTATGACCTGAAGACCAAG gtgtcCTGCCTGGAGACAGTGTGGGTATCAAGAGCCAATGTGATCCAGCGCCGGGGCCGGGCGGGCCGCTGCCAGTCCGGCTTTGCCTACCACTTGTTCCCTCGAAGCCGGCTGGAGAAAATGGTCCCTTTCCAAGTGCCAGAGATCCTGCGCACACCTCTCGAGAACCTGGTGCTGCAAGCGAAAATCCACATGCCTGAGAAGACG GCGGTGGAGTTCCTGTCCAAGGCTGTGGACAGTCCAAACATCAAGGCAGTGGACGAGGCTGTGATCTTGCTCCAGGAGATCG GGGTGCTGGACCAGCGGGAGTACCTGACTACCCTGGGGCAGCGCCTGGCTCACATCTCCACCGACCCCCGGTTGGCCAAGGCCATTGTGTTGGCTGCCATCTTCCGTTGCCTGCACCCACTACTGGTGGTCGTTTCCTGCCTCACCCGGGACCCCTTCAGCAGCAGCCTACAGAACCGGGCAGAGGTGGACAAG gTGAAAGCACTGTTGAGCCATGACAGCGGCAGTGACCACCTGGCCTTTGTGCGGGCTGTCGCCGGCTGGGAGGAGGTGCTGCGTTGGCAGGACCGCAGCTCCCGGGAGAATTACCTGGAGGAAAACCTGCTCTACGCACCCAGCCTGCGCTTCATCCACG GACTCATCAAGCAGTTCTCAGAGAACATTTATGAGGCCTTCCTGGTGGGGAAGCCCTCGGACTGCACCCTGGCCTCCGCCCAGTGCAACGAGTACagtgaggaggaggagctggTGAAGGGCGTGCTGATGGCCGGCCTCTACCCCAACCTCATCCAG GTGAGGCAGGGCAAGGTCACCCGGCAGGGGAAGTTCAAGCCCAACAGTGTCACATATAGGACCAAATCAGGCAACATCCTGCTGCACAAGTCGACCATTAACAG GGAGGCCACACGGTTACGGAGCCGATGGCTGACGTATTTCATGGCAGTCAAGTCCAATGGCAGCGTCTTCGTCCGGGACTCCTCTCAGGTGCACCCGCTAGCTGTGCTGCTGCTGACCGACGGGGACGTGCACAtccgtg ATGACGGGCGCCGGGCCACCATCTCACTGAGCGACAGTGACCTGCTGCGGCTGGAGGGTGACTCGCGTACCGTGCGGCTGCTGAAGGAGCTGCGGCGGGCCCTGGGCCGCATGGTGGAGCGGAGCCTGCGCAGCGAGCTGGCTGCACTTCCCCCCAGCGTACAGGAGGAGCACGGGCAGCTGCTTGCGCTACTGGCAGAGCTGCTGCGAGGACCCTGTGGCAGCTTTGATGTGCGCAAGACAGCTGACGACTGA
- the DHX30 gene encoding ATP-dependent RNA helicase DHX30 isoform X6: MFSLDSFRKDRAQHRQRQCKLPPPRLPPMCVNPAPGGTISRASRDLLKEFPQPKNLLNSVIGRALGISHAKDKLVYVHTNGPKKKKVTLHIKWPKSVEVEGYGSKKIDAERQAAAAACQLFKGWGLLGPRNELFDAAKYRVLADRFGSPADSWWRPEPTMPPTSWRQLNPESIRPGGPGGLSRSLGREEEEDEEEELEEGTIDVTDFLSMTQQDSHAPLRDSRGSSFEMTDDDSAIRALTQFPLPKNLLAKVIQIATSSSTAKNLMQFHTVGTKTKLSTLTLLWPCPMTFVAKGRRKAEAENKAAALACKKLKSLGLVDRNNEPLTHAMYNLASLRELGETQRRPCTIQVPEPILRKIETFLNHYPVESSWIAPELRLQSDDILPLGKDSGPLSDPITGKPYVPLLEAEEVRLSQSLLELWRRRGPVWQEAPQLPVDPHRDTILNAIEQHPVVVISGDTGCGKTTRIPQLLLERYVTEGRGARCNVIITQPRRISAVSVAQRVSHELGPSLRRNVGFQVRLESKPPSRGGALLFCTVGILLRKLQSNPSLEGVSHVIVDEVHERDVNTDFLLILLKGLQRLNPALRLVLMSATGDNERFSRYFGGCPVIKVPGFMYPVKEHYLEDILAKLGKHQYLHRHRHHESEDECALDLDLVTDLVLHIDARGEPGGILCFLPGWQEIKGVQQRLQEALGMHESKYLILPVHSNIPMMDQKAIFQQPPVGVRKIVLATNIAETSITINDIVHVVDSGLHKEERYDLKTKVSCLETVWVSRANVIQRRGRAGRCQSGFAYHLFPRSRLEKMVPFQVPEILRTPLENLVLQAKIHMPEKTAVEFLSKAVDSPNIKAVDEAVILLQEIGVLDQREYLTTLGQRLAHISTDPRLAKAIVLAAIFRCLHPLLVVVSCLTRDPFSSSLQNRAEVDKVKALLSHDSGSDHLAFVRAVAGWEEVLRWQDRSSRENYLEENLLYAPSLRFIHGLIKQFSENIYEAFLVGKPSDCTLASAQCNEYSEEEELVKGVLMAGLYPNLIQVRQGKVTRQGKFKPNSVTYRTKSGNILLHKSTINREATRLRSRWLTYFMAVKSNGSVFVRDSSQVHPLAVLLLTDGDVHIRDDGRRATISLSDSDLLRLEGDSRTVRLLKELRRALGRMVERSLRSELAALPPSVQEEHGQLLALLAELLRGPCGSFDVRKTADD, translated from the exons aTCGGGCCCAGCACAGGCAGCGTCAGTGCAAACTTCCCCCACCCCGCCTTCCACCCATGTGTGTCAACCCTGCCCCAGGAGGGACCATCTCTCGAG CTTCTAGGGACCTATTAAAAGAGTTCCCACAGCCCAAAAATCTTCTCAACAGTGTGATTGGAAGAGCCCTCGGCATCTCACATGCAAAAGACAAACTAGTCTACGTGCACACAAATGGACCGAAGAAAAAG aAAGTCACACTGCACATAAAGTGGCCCAAGAGCGTGGAGGTAGAAGGCTATGGCAGCAAGAAGATCGATGCTGAGCGGCAGGCTGCAGCTGCGGCCTGCCAGCTGTTCAAG GGTTGGGGTCTGCTAGGTCCCCGGAATGAGTTGTTTGACGCAGCCAAATACCGAGTGCTAGCTGATCGCTTTGGCTCCCCTGCCGACAGCTGGTGGCGTCCGGAACCCACCATGCCCCCTACTTCCTGGCGGCAGCTGAATCCAGAGAGCATTCGACCAGGGGGACCTGGGGGCCTATCCCGCTCTTTAGGCCGGGAAgaagaggaggacgaggaggaagaGCTAGAAGAAGGGACCATAGATGTTACCGACTTCTTGTCCATGACCCAGCAGGATTCCCATGCTCCACTCAGGGACTCAAG GGGGAGTTCCTTTGAGATGACAGATGACGACAGTGCCATTAGGGCTCTGACCCAGTTTCCACTTCCCAAGAACCTTCTGGCCAAGGTGATTCAGATTGCAACGTCATCCTCCACAGCTAAG AACCTCATGCAGTTCCATACTGTGGGCACCAAGACCAAGCTGTCTACACTCACCCTGCTCTGGCCCTGCCCCATGACCTTTGTTGCCAAAGGGCGCCGCAAAGCAGAGGCTGAGAATAAGGCGGCAGCCTTGGCCTGCAAGAAACTGAAG AGCCTGGGCCTGGTGGACAGGAACAACGAACCGCTTACACACGCCATGTATAACCTGGCCTCTTTGCGTGAGCTGGGTGAGACCCAGCGCCGACCATGCACCATCCAGGTGCCCGAGCCCATCCTCCGCAAGATAGAGACCTTCCTGAACCAT TACCCTGTGGAGAGTTCATGGATCGCCCCAGAACTCCGGCTGCAGAGTGATGACATCTTGCCCTTGGGCAAGGACTCAGGGCCTCTGAGTGACCCTATCACAGGCAAGCCCTATGTGCCCCTGTTGGAAGCAGAGGAGGTACGTCTCAGCCAGAGTCTGCTAGAACTGTGGCGGCGGCGAGGGCCGGTCTGGCAGGAGGCCCCCCAGCTACCTGTGGACCCACATCGGGACACCATCCTCAACGCCATTGAGCAGCACCCGGTGGTGGTCATCTCTGGGGACACGGGCTGTGGGAAGACCACGCGCATCCCCCAGCTGTTGCTGGAGCGCTATGTGACCGAGGGCCGAGGTGCCCGCTGCAATGTGATCATCACCCAACCTCGCCGCATCTCTGCTGTGTCTGTGGCACAGCGGGTCAGCCACGAACTGGGCCCCTCCCTGCGCCGGAATGTGGGCTTCCAGGTGCGGTTGGAAAGTAAGCCCCCATCCCGAGGCGGGGCCCTGCTCTTCTGCACTGTGGGTATCCTGCTGCGTAAGCTGCAGAGCAACCCCAGCCTGGAGGGCGTGAGCCACGTCATCGTGGATGAGGTGCATGAGCGGGACGTGAACACAGACTTTCTGCTGATCCTGCTCAAGGGCCTGCAGCGGCTCAACCCGGCCCTGCGGCTGGTGCTCATGAGTGCCACAGGGGACAATGAGCGCTTCTCCCGATACTTTGGTGGCTGCCCCGTCATCAAGGTGCCTGGCTTCATGTACCCAGTCAAGGAGCACTACCTAGAGGACATCCTGGCCAAGTTGGGCAAGCACCAGtacctgcaccggcaccggcaCCATGAG TCTGAGGATGAATGCGCACTCGATTTGGACCTTGTGACTGATCTGGTTCTGCACATCGATGCTCGCGGGGAACCAG GTGGGATCCTGTGCTTCCTGCCTGGGTGGCAGGAGATCAAAGGAGTGCAGCAGCGCCTCCAGGAGGCCCTGGGCATGCACGAGAGCAAGTACCTCATCCTGCCAG TGCACTCCAACATCCCCATGATGGATCAGAAGGCCATATTCCAGCAGCCTCCAGTTGGGGTGCGCAAGATTGTCTTGGCCACCAACATTGCTGAGACTTCCATCACAATCAATGACATCGTGCATGTGGTGGACAGTGGGCTGCACAAGGAAGAACGCTATGACCTGAAGACCAAG gtgtcCTGCCTGGAGACAGTGTGGGTATCAAGAGCCAATGTGATCCAGCGCCGGGGCCGGGCGGGCCGCTGCCAGTCCGGCTTTGCCTACCACTTGTTCCCTCGAAGCCGGCTGGAGAAAATGGTCCCTTTCCAAGTGCCAGAGATCCTGCGCACACCTCTCGAGAACCTGGTGCTGCAAGCGAAAATCCACATGCCTGAGAAGACG GCGGTGGAGTTCCTGTCCAAGGCTGTGGACAGTCCAAACATCAAGGCAGTGGACGAGGCTGTGATCTTGCTCCAGGAGATCG GGGTGCTGGACCAGCGGGAGTACCTGACTACCCTGGGGCAGCGCCTGGCTCACATCTCCACCGACCCCCGGTTGGCCAAGGCCATTGTGTTGGCTGCCATCTTCCGTTGCCTGCACCCACTACTGGTGGTCGTTTCCTGCCTCACCCGGGACCCCTTCAGCAGCAGCCTACAGAACCGGGCAGAGGTGGACAAG gTGAAAGCACTGTTGAGCCATGACAGCGGCAGTGACCACCTGGCCTTTGTGCGGGCTGTCGCCGGCTGGGAGGAGGTGCTGCGTTGGCAGGACCGCAGCTCCCGGGAGAATTACCTGGAGGAAAACCTGCTCTACGCACCCAGCCTGCGCTTCATCCACG GACTCATCAAGCAGTTCTCAGAGAACATTTATGAGGCCTTCCTGGTGGGGAAGCCCTCGGACTGCACCCTGGCCTCCGCCCAGTGCAACGAGTACagtgaggaggaggagctggTGAAGGGCGTGCTGATGGCCGGCCTCTACCCCAACCTCATCCAG GTGAGGCAGGGCAAGGTCACCCGGCAGGGGAAGTTCAAGCCCAACAGTGTCACATATAGGACCAAATCAGGCAACATCCTGCTGCACAAGTCGACCATTAACAG GGAGGCCACACGGTTACGGAGCCGATGGCTGACGTATTTCATGGCAGTCAAGTCCAATGGCAGCGTCTTCGTCCGGGACTCCTCTCAGGTGCACCCGCTAGCTGTGCTGCTGCTGACCGACGGGGACGTGCACAtccgtg ATGACGGGCGCCGGGCCACCATCTCACTGAGCGACAGTGACCTGCTGCGGCTGGAGGGTGACTCGCGTACCGTGCGGCTGCTGAAGGAGCTGCGGCGGGCCCTGGGCCGCATGGTGGAGCGGAGCCTGCGCAGCGAGCTGGCTGCACTTCCCCCCAGCGTACAGGAGGAGCACGGGCAGCTGCTTGCGCTACTGGCAGAGCTGCTGCGAGGACCCTGTGGCAGCTTTGATGTGCGCAAGACAGCTGACGACTGA